Below is a genomic region from Acidobacteriota bacterium.
AAGAAGCGCGCGTAGGCGCCTCTCGACTCTCCGTGCATGTAGCCGACCGAATAGACGTGGATCAGGAACCCGATCCCGGTGACCACGAGGATCATCATCGCGGAGAGCGGGTCGAGCCGGAATCCCCAGGGAATGCTGAAGCTGCCGATCGTGCCGTCTCGCAGCTGCAGGGGCAGCGCGGAGATCCAGGTCAGCGGGCGCACGACGTACTCGCGCGCCTCGGGCCCGAGCGTGAGCAATTCGAAGAAGGCGTAGAACGACAGTGCCAGCGCGCCGGCCATCGTCGCACACGCCAGCAGGCCCGCCGCGCGCTTGCTGAAGTAGCGCACGCCGACGACGCCATTGACGAGGGCGCCAAACGCGGGCAACAGAGGAATCAGCCAGATCAGGTGCATACCACTCACCACCGCATCAGGTTCATCTCGTCGATGTTGATGGTTTCCTTGTTGCGGTAGAACGCGAGGATGATGCCCAGGCCCACCGCGGCCTCGGCCGCCGCCACGCAGATGACGAACACGGCGAAGACCTGCCCGGTCACGTCTCCAAGTTGCCGCGAGAATGCGATCAGGTTGATGTTCACCGCATTGAGCATCAACTCCATCGACATGAGAATGATGATGATGTTGCGGCGCGTCATCACGCCGACGACGCCGAGCATGAAGAGCGCCGCCGAGAGCACCAGGTAATGTGTCTGCGTAACCATCTGATCCTCTACTGCTGCCGCTTGGCCAGCACGATGGCGCCAATCATCGCCACCAGCAACAGCACCGACGC
It encodes:
- the nuoK gene encoding NADH-quinone oxidoreductase subunit NuoK; its protein translation is MVTQTHYLVLSAALFMLGVVGVMTRRNIIIILMSMELMLNAVNINLIAFSRQLGDVTGQVFAVFVICVAAAEAAVGLGIILAFYRNKETINIDEMNLMRW